From a single Dendrosporobacter quercicolus genomic region:
- a CDS encoding dihydroorotate dehydrogenase electron transfer subunit, with the protein MPKILVQAPVVQHITIANLINKLTMYMPGVAVQAVPGQFIHLRVSDSCQPLLRRPLSIAAADAAKGTVSVIYRIVGTGTARLAELKTNDVVDVMGPLGTGFDPECSRPLLIGGGMGLAPLVFLARWLCPRPLEVLMGGRTEQELFWLELYKKTCDKIHVTTDDGSVGQRGFTVDALPGLLAAGGYDRIYGCGPRPMLEKIAVLACRFGIPCQVSLEEHMACGVGACLSCTCAGKAGKRKKVCTDGPVFWAEEVF; encoded by the coding sequence TTGCCTAAAATATTGGTTCAGGCGCCGGTTGTGCAGCACATCACCATTGCCAATTTAATCAATAAGCTTACAATGTATATGCCGGGAGTTGCCGTTCAGGCAGTTCCCGGGCAGTTTATCCACCTCCGGGTCAGCGATAGTTGTCAGCCGCTGTTAAGGCGTCCGCTGAGCATCGCGGCGGCGGATGCAGCTAAAGGAACAGTCAGCGTTATCTACCGTATTGTCGGCACGGGAACAGCCCGGCTGGCTGAATTGAAAACCAATGATGTTGTTGATGTCATGGGACCACTGGGCACAGGGTTTGATCCGGAATGCAGCCGGCCGCTGTTGATCGGCGGTGGCATGGGTCTGGCGCCGCTGGTCTTTCTGGCCCGGTGGCTATGCCCGCGCCCGCTGGAAGTTTTGATGGGCGGCCGTACTGAGCAGGAGCTGTTCTGGCTGGAGTTATATAAAAAAACCTGTGATAAAATCCATGTCACTACCGATGATGGCTCAGTCGGCCAGCGCGGTTTTACTGTGGATGCCCTGCCGGGCTTATTGGCTGCCGGCGGTTATGACCGGATTTACGGCTGCGGCCCGCGTCCGATGCTGGAAAAAATAGCCGTGCTTGCCTGCAGGTTTGGCATTCCCTGTCAGGTGTCGCTGGAAGAACATATGGCTTGCGGCGTGGGCGCTTGTTTATCCTGCACCTGCGCCGGCAAAGCCGGAAAACGGAAAAAAGTCTGCACTGACGGTCCGGTTTTTTGGGCCGAGGAGGTATTCTGA
- a CDS encoding dihydroorotate dehydrogenase, whose amino-acid sequence MPVNNELISSDMMAVEIAGIKMKTPVMTASGTFGFGLEYEEFVDINQIGAIVVKGTTLLPRSGNAGVRIAETPAGMLNSIGLENPGVEAFLAAALPKLAQYDVPVIVNIAGNTVQEYGELAKRLETSGVAAVELNISCPNVKQGGIAFGTDCDSAAAVVSTVKASTSLPVIVKLSPNVTDIAAMAQTVEAAGADAISLINTLLGMAINIHTRAPVLGNVVGGLSGPAVKPVAVRMVWQAANAVKIPVIGMGGIMTAEDAVEFMLAGASAVAVGTANFVNPCAIVEITAGIKAYLVAKGLANVGQLVGGVNLNG is encoded by the coding sequence ATGCCGGTTAATAACGAATTGATTTCTTCGGACATGATGGCGGTGGAAATTGCCGGCATTAAAATGAAAACGCCGGTGATGACTGCCTCGGGTACTTTTGGCTTTGGCCTGGAGTATGAAGAATTTGTCGACATTAATCAAATTGGGGCAATCGTAGTAAAAGGGACGACACTGCTGCCCCGCAGCGGCAATGCCGGCGTCAGGATTGCTGAAACGCCCGCGGGAATGCTCAATTCCATCGGCCTGGAGAACCCGGGGGTGGAAGCGTTTCTCGCCGCCGCTCTGCCAAAGCTGGCCCAATATGATGTCCCGGTTATTGTCAATATTGCCGGCAATACTGTGCAAGAATATGGGGAGCTGGCTAAACGTCTGGAGACTTCCGGTGTTGCCGCAGTGGAACTGAATATTTCCTGTCCCAATGTAAAACAGGGCGGAATTGCGTTTGGCACCGACTGCGACAGTGCGGCGGCGGTTGTCAGCACGGTTAAGGCCAGCACCAGCCTGCCGGTAATTGTAAAATTATCGCCCAATGTGACCGATATTGCCGCAATGGCCCAAACCGTGGAAGCGGCGGGTGCTGATGCGATATCTTTAATTAACACTTTACTTGGCATGGCCATCAATATCCACACCCGTGCACCGGTTTTAGGCAATGTTGTGGGCGGCTTGTCCGGGCCGGCGGTAAAGCCGGTGGCTGTGCGGATGGTCTGGCAGGCAGCCAACGCCGTGAAAATTCCGGTAATCGGCATGGGCGGAATCATGACGGCGGAGGATGCGGTTGAGTTTATGCTGGCCGGCGCCAGCGCTGTTGCCGTCGGTACCGCCAATTTTGTAAACCCCTGCGCTATTGTAGAAATAACGGCAGGAATCAAAGCATATCTTGTTGCCAAGGGGCTGGCCAACGTCGGCCAGCTCGTCGGCGGAGTGAACCTTAACGGATAA
- a CDS encoding DUF1540 domain-containing protein gives MAKDVKCRVENCKFWSQGQRCTANAIEVSVDSGGKQAGDVQETNCHTFKLQ, from the coding sequence ATGGCAAAAGATGTTAAGTGCCGGGTTGAAAACTGTAAGTTTTGGAGTCAGGGTCAGCGCTGTACTGCGAACGCCATTGAAGTAAGTGTAGACAGTGGCGGAAAACAGGCCGGCGATGTTCAGGAGACCAACTGCCATACCTTTAAACTGCAATAA
- a CDS encoding ABC transporter ATP-binding protein: protein MCNTTNRIVMKNVSKTFTTSHGQVTALQNINLTIKNGEFFCIVGPSGCGKTTLLRILADLEEVSGGMIRINSDGGNRPVNSMVFQEQSIFPWMTVAENVAYGLRMRGIAKKLRADIASHYIKMIGLNKFARAYPCQLSGGMKQRVSVARAFATDPEILLMDEPFGALDEQNRILLQQELLHIWDTSKKTTVFITHSIDEALCVGDKVMIMTAHPGTIKSVVEVDLPRPRDIAAIRTTVHYNELFQQIWLSLREEVLKSKQQEFNANENSQPEASG, encoded by the coding sequence ATGTGCAATACAACGAACCGGATCGTAATGAAAAATGTCAGCAAAACATTTACCACAAGCCACGGTCAGGTAACGGCATTGCAAAACATCAATTTAACCATTAAAAACGGTGAATTTTTCTGCATTGTCGGCCCCAGCGGCTGCGGCAAAACTACCTTGCTCAGAATATTGGCGGATTTGGAAGAGGTGTCCGGCGGTATGATCAGAATCAACAGCGACGGCGGCAATCGTCCGGTCAATTCGATGGTCTTCCAGGAGCAGTCCATTTTTCCCTGGATGACAGTTGCCGAAAATGTAGCTTACGGACTGCGAATGCGAGGCATTGCCAAAAAACTGCGCGCAGATATTGCCAGCCATTATATTAAGATGATTGGACTTAACAAATTTGCCCGCGCGTATCCCTGTCAGCTTTCAGGCGGCATGAAACAGCGGGTAAGCGTTGCCAGAGCCTTTGCCACTGATCCTGAAATACTGCTGATGGATGAACCGTTCGGCGCCTTGGATGAACAAAACCGTATCCTCCTGCAGCAGGAGTTGCTGCATATTTGGGATACCAGTAAAAAAACTACTGTTTTTATTACTCATAGCATTGATGAAGCTCTTTGTGTGGGTGATAAAGTAATGATCATGACCGCCCATCCCGGTACAATAAAATCAGTGGTCGAAGTTGATCTCCCCCGGCCCCGCGATATTGCAGCAATTCGCACAACCGTGCATTACAACGAACTGTTCCAGCAAATCTGGCTGAGCTTACGGGAAGAAGTACTAAAAAGCAAGCAGCAGGAATTCAACGCCAATGAAAACAGTCAGCCGGAAGCTTCCGGCTGA
- the rmuC gene encoding DNA recombination protein RmuC, with product MDIFIVMMTGLNLVSVIGLSILVMRVLKRRKDLSVTLYGIERSLERMEKSLQEELAKSRAENGVNARGLRDELANALNRFNESVLSRLNENAALQLSQLESFAKQLGQLTQRNEQRMDKLRDAVEGQLKAIQQDNTRKLDEMRKTVDEKLNDTLEKRLGESFRLVSERLELVHKGLGEMQSLALGVGDLKRVLTNVKTRGIWGEMQLGNILEQVLTVEQYAQNVVTRPGGNERVEYAIKLPGRDKEGSIVWLPIDAKFPQEDYQRLQDAQEQGDFAAAEETAKALENRIKAEAKDIAAKYICVPDTTDFAILFLPIEGLYAEVLRRPGLCDILMREYKVIVTGPTTLAALLNSLQMGFRTLAIEKRSSEVWGILGAVKSEFGKFGILLDKTHKKLQEASNSIDNAARKSRTIQRKLKDVQELPQEQAVNILGASGIGETFADEE from the coding sequence ATGGATATATTTATTGTCATGATGACCGGGCTGAATTTGGTTTCAGTCATCGGCTTGTCTATATTGGTCATGCGGGTGTTAAAGCGGCGCAAGGACCTGTCGGTTACGCTTTATGGCATTGAGCGCAGCCTGGAGCGAATGGAGAAATCGCTTCAGGAGGAACTGGCCAAGAGCAGGGCCGAAAACGGCGTTAACGCGAGGGGACTGCGGGATGAACTGGCGAATGCGCTGAATCGTTTTAATGAATCGGTGCTGAGCCGGCTAAATGAAAATGCAGCTCTACAGTTATCGCAATTGGAGAGTTTCGCTAAACAACTTGGTCAGCTTACTCAACGCAATGAGCAGCGGATGGACAAGCTGCGTGATGCGGTGGAAGGCCAATTGAAGGCAATACAGCAGGATAATACCAGGAAGCTGGATGAAATGCGCAAGACGGTGGATGAAAAACTCAACGATACACTGGAGAAAAGACTTGGCGAGAGCTTTCGCCTGGTCAGTGAACGTCTGGAACTGGTTCACAAAGGCCTGGGTGAAATGCAGAGCCTGGCGCTGGGGGTTGGCGACTTAAAACGAGTTCTTACCAATGTCAAAACCCGGGGCATTTGGGGGGAAATGCAGCTAGGCAATATTCTGGAGCAGGTTTTAACTGTTGAACAATATGCGCAAAATGTTGTTACCAGGCCAGGCGGCAATGAACGGGTTGAGTATGCAATCAAGCTGCCGGGCCGGGATAAGGAGGGCAGTATTGTATGGCTGCCCATTGATGCTAAATTTCCGCAGGAGGATTATCAGCGCTTGCAGGATGCCCAGGAGCAGGGGGATTTTGCCGCTGCCGAAGAGACTGCCAAAGCCCTCGAAAACCGCATTAAGGCAGAAGCGAAAGATATTGCCGCCAAATATATTTGTGTACCTGATACTACCGATTTTGCCATTTTGTTTTTGCCGATCGAAGGGCTATATGCAGAAGTGCTGAGACGTCCGGGGCTGTGTGATATACTGATGAGAGAGTATAAAGTGATTGTTACCGGTCCGACAACACTGGCGGCTTTATTAAACAGTTTGCAGATGGGCTTTAGAACGCTGGCGATTGAGAAGCGCAGCTCCGAAGTATGGGGTATCCTGGGGGCGGTGAAAAGTGAATTTGGCAAGTTTGGTATTTTACTGGATAAAACGCATAAAAAATTGCAGGAAGCCAGTAATTCTATTGATAACGCGGCCCGAAAGTCGCGGACTATTCAGCGTAAATTAAAAGATGTGCAGGAATTGCCGCAGGAGCAGGCGGTCAATATTTTAGGTGCGTCAGGTATTGGTGAAACCTTTGCAGATGAAGAATAA
- a CDS encoding response regulator — translation MARILICDDSAFMRMMLKKVLVENGHEVVAEAGDGKQAVQMYRLHKPEVTTMDITMPNLNGIEAVKIIHNENPLARVIMVTALGQKAIISDALTVGASAFIVKPFDPEQVVAAINKVLAT, via the coding sequence ATGGCTAGGATCCTAATTTGCGACGATTCCGCTTTTATGAGAATGATGCTAAAAAAGGTACTGGTTGAAAACGGTCATGAGGTGGTTGCTGAAGCCGGTGACGGAAAACAGGCTGTACAAATGTATCGCCTGCACAAACCGGAGGTGACGACCATGGATATAACGATGCCTAATTTAAATGGCATAGAAGCAGTGAAGATCATTCATAATGAGAACCCTTTGGCGCGGGTGATTATGGTTACCGCATTAGGTCAAAAGGCGATCATTAGTGATGCACTGACTGTTGGGGCTTCTGCTTTTATTGTTAAACCTTTTGATCCGGAGCAGGTGGTGGCCGCCATTAATAAAGTGTTAGCCACATAA
- a CDS encoding ABC transporter substrate-binding protein — MMRRHFFAKYTIVLLFVLIALLHTACSQAPSAPVTGKAPHWVPDLAPLSQQTTVKVGMKQVASDAGILIGMAKGYYTDLGITIDPVQFNSGQEMINQLAAGQLDVGATVTSSGLLNAMSRDIPVKIVADKGINVPGKGYYRLVVRKDLAGALTDYSQLHRKKIAIVATASLDEIALARILQKGGLTTADVDVQVIRSFPDMLVSLSNKSIDAAMLIEPFVTLGMSKDIIDPWKDPVDYDPDAQTALLVYGTSMTKNPELANRFMTAYLQSLRDYNNAFFKNQNKAEIIDILCKYSVVKDPVLYETMYPTGLNPDGYVKLKGVELDLAWYKENHLLKSDISLQDAVDHSFVDFALKKLGPYQQ, encoded by the coding sequence ATGATGAGAAGACATTTTTTTGCGAAATACACCATAGTTCTGCTGTTTGTCTTGATCGCTCTATTACATACTGCCTGCTCACAGGCCCCGTCTGCGCCTGTTACCGGTAAAGCACCCCATTGGGTTCCTGATTTGGCGCCGCTGTCGCAGCAAACCACGGTAAAGGTCGGCATGAAGCAGGTAGCCTCTGACGCCGGTATTTTGATTGGCATGGCCAAAGGCTACTATACTGATTTGGGTATTACCATTGATCCTGTGCAATTCAATTCCGGTCAGGAAATGATTAATCAACTGGCGGCAGGTCAGCTTGATGTTGGCGCAACAGTTACCTCCTCCGGACTGTTGAACGCCATGTCCCGGGATATACCGGTAAAAATTGTCGCCGATAAAGGCATTAACGTACCAGGTAAAGGATATTACCGTCTGGTCGTTCGTAAAGACCTGGCCGGCGCTTTGACGGACTACAGTCAGCTGCACCGGAAAAAAATAGCGATTGTCGCGACCGCTTCGCTGGATGAAATTGCTTTAGCCCGCATACTGCAAAAAGGCGGTTTAACCACTGCCGACGTGGATGTTCAGGTCATCCGCTCTTTTCCCGATATGCTGGTTTCCTTAAGCAATAAAAGTATTGACGCCGCAATGCTCATTGAACCCTTTGTCACTTTAGGCATGAGCAAAGATATTATTGATCCCTGGAAAGACCCTGTGGACTATGACCCGGATGCGCAAACCGCACTATTGGTTTACGGTACCAGTATGACCAAAAATCCTGAACTTGCCAACCGGTTTATGACCGCCTATCTACAATCACTGCGTGATTACAACAATGCTTTTTTCAAAAATCAGAATAAAGCCGAGATCATTGATATTCTCTGCAAATACTCCGTTGTCAAAGACCCGGTCCTTTACGAAACAATGTATCCCACCGGCCTCAACCCGGATGGCTACGTCAAACTAAAAGGGGTGGAACTCGACCTGGCCTGGTATAAAGAAAATCATCTGTTAAAATCAGATATTAGCCTGCAAGATGCCGTTGATCATAGCTTTGTAGATTTTGCCTTAAAAAAGCTGGGACCGTATCAACAATAA
- the thiD gene encoding bifunctional hydroxymethylpyrimidine kinase/phosphomethylpyrimidine kinase: MWNTALTIAGSDSSGGAGIQADLKSFAALGVFGMSAITAITAQNTCGVTGIRELDTEIINDQIDAVFSDIRVDAVKIGMLSNSEIIKTVTAALVRHKARNIVLDTVMVAKSGSQLLKKDAIAALKKHLIPQALVVTPNLYEASELVGFEVNNQADMKKAAAVIKEMGAQYIVVKGGHLPGSACDLLYDGNKFSSFANERIDSVHTHGTGCTFSSAIAAGLAKGLSVEAAVAEAKRYITMAITHGFALGKGIGPTHHFYELYHRAGLY; this comes from the coding sequence ATGTGGAATACAGCTTTAACGATAGCCGGCTCTGATTCCAGCGGCGGCGCCGGAATTCAGGCGGATTTAAAAAGCTTTGCAGCCTTGGGCGTTTTCGGCATGAGCGCCATCACGGCCATCACTGCTCAAAATACTTGCGGAGTTACCGGCATCCGGGAGCTAGATACAGAAATTATTAATGACCAGATTGATGCCGTGTTCAGCGATATTAGGGTTGATGCCGTCAAAATCGGCATGCTGTCGAATTCGGAAATTATCAAAACAGTAACTGCGGCATTGGTTCGTCATAAGGCGCGCAATATTGTTCTTGATACGGTTATGGTAGCAAAGAGCGGCAGCCAATTATTGAAAAAGGATGCGATTGCAGCTTTGAAGAAGCATCTCATTCCCCAGGCCCTGGTAGTGACGCCAAATTTGTATGAGGCATCGGAATTGGTGGGATTTGAAGTCAACAATCAGGCGGACATGAAAAAAGCAGCTGCAGTGATCAAAGAAATGGGTGCACAATATATTGTGGTTAAGGGCGGCCACTTACCGGGCAGCGCCTGCGATTTGCTGTATGACGGCAATAAGTTCAGCAGCTTTGCCAATGAGCGGATTGACAGTGTGCATACCCATGGTACGGGCTGTACATTTTCTTCGGCTATTGCCGCCGGCCTGGCTAAAGGCTTGAGCGTCGAAGCCGCCGTTGCTGAGGCCAAGCGCTATATTACCATGGCTATTACACACGGTTTTGCTCTCGGCAAGGGGATTGGTCCTACGCATCATTTCTATGAACTATATCATCGAGCTGGTTTGTACTAG
- a CDS encoding ABC transporter permease codes for MAKLSSDSTAIRMLSVLSPLTLLLLWEVLAQVGAIDIRLFSSPTLIFKAFIPLLLSGDLFHHTAVSVQRVIFGFAAGSIPGIMVGISMGLSPLVRSAIEPMIAATYPIPKLALMPLILLIFGLGETSKIFTIAIGVFYLVVINTMAGVLSIDRIYLDVAKNFGASRKNFYLTVALPGALPMIFAGLKLGMGMALILIVAAELSAAKAGIGWMIWRAYDMFDIEQMFVALIMLSVLGYIFSLILDLLERLVLPWKQQCR; via the coding sequence ATGGCTAAACTGTCAAGTGATTCCACAGCAATTCGTATGTTATCTGTTTTGTCGCCGCTGACACTTCTGCTCTTATGGGAAGTGCTGGCCCAGGTCGGCGCTATCGATATCCGGTTGTTTTCCAGTCCAACCTTAATATTTAAAGCATTTATTCCCCTGCTGTTGTCGGGCGATCTTTTTCACCATACTGCGGTAAGTGTTCAGCGAGTGATTTTTGGTTTTGCCGCCGGTTCGATACCAGGCATTATGGTTGGTATCAGCATGGGATTGTCGCCCCTCGTACGATCAGCCATTGAGCCAATGATTGCGGCGACCTACCCCATCCCCAAGCTGGCCTTAATGCCACTGATCCTGTTAATCTTTGGGCTGGGCGAAACCTCAAAAATATTTACCATTGCCATTGGCGTTTTCTATCTGGTGGTAATTAATACAATGGCCGGGGTTCTCAGCATTGATCGGATTTATCTTGATGTAGCCAAGAACTTTGGCGCCAGCCGAAAAAATTTTTACTTAACCGTCGCTCTGCCAGGCGCTCTGCCGATGATTTTTGCCGGCTTGAAGCTTGGCATGGGCATGGCTTTAATTTTAATTGTGGCGGCTGAACTATCCGCAGCCAAAGCTGGTATCGGCTGGATGATTTGGCGGGCTTATGACATGTTTGATATTGAGCAAATGTTCGTCGCCCTGATTATGCTGTCTGTGCTTGGCTATATTTTTTCACTCATTCTCGATCTGTTAGAACGGCTGGTATTACCGTGGAAGCAGCAATGCCGTTAA
- the pyrF gene encoding orotidine-5'-phosphate decarboxylase has protein sequence MKPNQRLIVALDFSSMGEVEQLVEHLGGSVNYYKVGMELYFSVGNRVLHYLQQQNKQVFLDLKLHDIPNTVARSLKSLTGLGAAMLNVHAFGGPAMLKAAAEAVAGEAERLRMEKPKLIAVTVLTSMDQTEWSSIGQTAELSGQVVNFARLAQAAGIDGVVASPQEAALIREACGNDFLIVTPGIRPQGSERNDQSRVATPHGALAAGASHLVIGRPVTAAADPRQAAERILAEMEGE, from the coding sequence ATGAAACCTAATCAGCGGTTAATTGTGGCGCTGGACTTTTCCAGTATGGGTGAAGTGGAACAACTGGTTGAGCATTTAGGCGGCAGTGTAAACTACTATAAAGTCGGCATGGAGTTATATTTCAGCGTTGGCAATCGAGTACTGCATTATTTACAGCAGCAGAATAAGCAGGTTTTTTTAGATTTAAAGCTTCATGATATTCCCAATACGGTGGCCCGGAGCCTGAAGTCGCTCACCGGACTGGGCGCAGCAATGCTGAACGTGCATGCTTTCGGAGGGCCGGCTATGCTTAAAGCCGCGGCTGAAGCGGTCGCCGGCGAGGCTGAGCGGCTGAGAATGGAAAAACCAAAGCTGATTGCCGTTACTGTGCTTACCAGTATGGACCAAACGGAGTGGTCGAGCATTGGCCAGACGGCTGAGCTTTCCGGTCAGGTTGTTAACTTTGCGCGGCTGGCTCAGGCTGCCGGCATTGATGGCGTAGTAGCTTCACCGCAGGAGGCTGCCCTGATCAGAGAAGCCTGCGGCAATGACTTTTTGATTGTTACACCGGGAATCAGGCCGCAGGGCAGCGAGCGAAATGATCAAAGCCGGGTGGCGACGCCTCATGGCGCGTTAGCGGCCGGAGCCAGTCATCTGGTGATCGGGCGTCCGGTTACTGCAGCAGCCGATCCCCGGCAGGCGGCTGAGCGGATTTTAGCGGAAATGGAGGGCGAATAA
- the pyrE gene encoding orotate phosphoribosyltransferase, whose protein sequence is MNEAEVKQLFIDTGAIMEGHFLLTSGLHSPLYVEKFQVLQHPAFTARLCTALAGKFAAEQVEVVVGPVTGGILLAHEVGKNLGTRAIFTERENGKMTLRRGFVIKPGERVLIVEDIVTTGGSVQEVLEVVREHGGIPVGIGLLVDRSGGKVNFDVPCKALLKLSVTTYQPEGCPLCKAGVPMTKRGSRKL, encoded by the coding sequence ATGAATGAAGCTGAAGTAAAACAGCTGTTTATCGATACCGGTGCGATTATGGAGGGACATTTTTTACTGACGTCAGGTTTACATAGTCCATTATATGTGGAAAAATTTCAAGTCCTCCAGCATCCTGCGTTTACTGCCCGCCTGTGCACGGCCTTAGCCGGCAAATTTGCAGCCGAACAGGTGGAGGTGGTCGTCGGGCCGGTTACCGGCGGCATCCTATTGGCTCACGAAGTTGGCAAAAATCTTGGTACCAGAGCGATTTTTACCGAGCGCGAGAATGGGAAAATGACCCTGAGGCGCGGGTTTGTCATTAAGCCGGGGGAAAGAGTGCTGATTGTGGAGGATATTGTAACCACCGGCGGATCTGTTCAGGAAGTGCTGGAGGTAGTCCGCGAACACGGCGGTATTCCGGTGGGAATCGGGCTGCTGGTTGACCGGAGCGGCGGCAAGGTCAATTTTGACGTTCCCTGCAAGGCCTTGTTAAAGCTGTCTGTTACCACTTATCAACCGGAAGGCTGTCCGCTGTGCAAAGCCGGCGTACCAATGACGAAACGGGGCAGCCGGAAGCTGTAA